One Owenweeksia hongkongensis DSM 17368 genomic region harbors:
- a CDS encoding class I SAM-dependent DNA methyltransferase, whose protein sequence is MFEQTFKNIDDLLYKDSGADSELDYIGQTSWVMFLRYLDELEQDKADEAELRGEEYSYILNEEFRWANWAMPKDADGKLDHHVAMTGPDLVAFVDGQLFPYLAKFKQTADNAQTIEYKIGEIFSELKNKIQSGYNLREILEYADALPFRSSKDKHELSHLYESKIKNMGNAGRNGGQYYTPRPLIRAMINVIDPQIGEKIYDGAAGSCGFLCEAYDYMYERMEKTTDNLKTLQENTLYGKEKKNLAYVIGIMNMILHGIEAPNIIHTNTLGENIRDIQEKNRYHVILANPPFGGKERPEVQQNFDIKTGETAFLFMQHFIKSLKTGGRAAVVIKNTVLSNTDNAAVALRKLLLDSCNLHTILDMPGGTFLGAGVKTVVLFFQKGEPTKKIWYYQLDPGRNMGKTNPLNDKDMAEFVELQKTQEETEKSWNLKVADIDEATADLSVKNPNTPEEAPLRAPAEILAEMEMLDAETNSILQSIKELI, encoded by the coding sequence ATGTTTGAACAAACATTCAAAAATATAGATGACCTCCTGTACAAAGATTCAGGAGCGGATAGTGAACTGGATTATATAGGACAAACCTCATGGGTAATGTTCCTGAGATACCTGGATGAACTTGAACAGGACAAAGCCGATGAAGCTGAGCTGCGTGGCGAAGAATACAGTTATATTCTGAATGAAGAATTTCGCTGGGCTAATTGGGCCATGCCCAAAGATGCAGATGGAAAGTTGGATCATCATGTAGCTATGACCGGGCCAGACTTAGTGGCCTTTGTAGATGGACAGCTTTTCCCGTATTTGGCAAAATTTAAGCAGACCGCAGATAATGCTCAAACTATTGAATACAAGATTGGCGAAATCTTCTCTGAGCTTAAAAACAAAATACAGAGTGGTTACAACCTACGTGAGATTTTAGAATATGCCGATGCACTGCCGTTTCGCTCTTCAAAGGATAAGCATGAGCTGAGCCACTTGTACGAAAGCAAGATTAAAAACATGGGCAATGCGGGCCGCAACGGTGGCCAATATTATACGCCTCGCCCATTGATTAGGGCCATGATAAATGTGATTGACCCACAAATTGGCGAAAAGATTTATGATGGTGCGGCCGGTTCTTGCGGCTTCCTCTGCGAAGCATACGACTATATGTATGAGCGCATGGAAAAGACCACCGACAACCTGAAAACCCTACAAGAAAACACCCTTTACGGAAAGGAAAAAAAGAACCTGGCCTATGTGATTGGTATTATGAACATGATACTGCACGGCATAGAGGCGCCCAACATTATACACACCAATACGCTGGGCGAAAACATACGCGACATACAGGAGAAAAACCGCTACCACGTAATACTGGCCAACCCACCGTTTGGTGGTAAGGAACGCCCCGAGGTGCAGCAAAACTTTGACATAAAAACGGGAGAAACCGCTTTCCTGTTTATGCAGCACTTTATTAAGAGCCTGAAAACGGGTGGCCGTGCAGCCGTTGTTATTAAAAACACAGTGCTGAGCAACACAGACAACGCAGCCGTTGCTTTGCGCAAATTGCTGTTGGATAGCTGTAACCTGCACACCATTTTGGATATGCCGGGCGGCACTTTTTTGGGAGCAGGTGTAAAAACGGTGGTACTCTTTTTTCAAAAGGGTGAACCCACCAAAAAGATATGGTACTACCAGCTTGACCCCGGCCGAAACATGGGTAAAACCAACCCACTGAACGACAAGGACATGGCGGAGTTTGTAGAGTTACAGAAAACACAAGAGGAAACTGAAAAAAGCTGGAATCTGAAAGTAGCAGACATTGACGAAGCAACGGCAGACCTTAGCGTAAAAAACCCCAACACACCTGAAGAAGCTCCGCTACGTGCGCCAGCTGAAATTTTAGCAGAAATGGAAATGCTGGATGCAGAAACCAATTCAATTCTTCAATCAATTAAAGAATTGATATGA
- a CDS encoding N-acetylmuramidase family protein, with translation MTNDQKNSTTNIDKLKEADVIWLKSRLKLWMIGTAILLIVIIASGLIWKFDFLEFSSSIVSLVVLSWVCYKAIMLWYDRFKYSPDADLNNGQNPYRKVFFVGINLMGVILLVVGFAGATLMVIEGDDGSLHKATALMIMIIWSVIFLRYFVWALYFYNINYGLTDKDWGRIFKARQDKSLGIPIIEGSDQGPKNNPYRSQTFGLPPGTVRGMIAFTLLFGAIALTVTGMGLNAEINPDSFFWDHYEFFKTAFLMMIAFYFGDSSMRYLSKRWNSSREEGFQQNRGGTKPASSVPDEIEMDDMDFEMHEQPSAAVSGAPAEPQSGNLSFEAPSALKSMLQNANPFEAKEIEVKQAESLKADYPQIMDNEMSKTLTEKDFAKAVDTLLEQGYIVQEAVIRAVVEVESSGSGLLDDGRAKILFEGHKFWHWLKQAGKNPADLVKGNEDILYEKWTRAHYKGGKGEYDRLQKAMNIDKKAAIYSASWGKFQILGENLEHYIKSRLFDPNNELHQKAPDLYYKDVDDFYDKQDNSEYYHLLDFIALITTKTVKNEDGMAMPLVNYLSGNDPSQLDWDKFAYGYNGKGYKENNYDTKLKRAYERFS, from the coding sequence ATGACCAATGACCAAAAAAATAGCACAACTAATATTGATAAACTAAAAGAAGCAGATGTAATCTGGCTTAAATCCCGCCTCAAGCTATGGATGATAGGAACTGCCATTTTACTTATCGTCATCATTGCCTCAGGGCTAATATGGAAGTTTGACTTCTTAGAGTTTTCCTCTTCAATTGTATCACTTGTTGTACTCTCATGGGTTTGCTACAAAGCTATCATGCTCTGGTATGACCGATTTAAATATAGTCCTGATGCAGACCTTAATAATGGTCAAAATCCTTATCGTAAAGTTTTCTTTGTTGGCATAAACCTGATGGGAGTTATACTTCTAGTAGTAGGTTTTGCCGGAGCTACCCTAATGGTAATTGAGGGTGATGATGGCTCCCTTCACAAAGCCACGGCCCTTATGATTATGATTATTTGGTCCGTTATTTTTCTGCGATACTTTGTGTGGGCTCTCTATTTCTACAACATTAATTATGGCCTTACCGACAAAGACTGGGGGCGTATTTTTAAGGCAAGACAAGACAAATCTTTAGGTATCCCTATTATTGAAGGCTCCGACCAAGGGCCAAAGAACAACCCATACCGCAGCCAAACTTTTGGCTTACCTCCGGGCACTGTTCGTGGGATGATAGCTTTTACACTTTTGTTTGGTGCCATTGCTCTTACCGTTACCGGAATGGGCCTAAATGCTGAAATCAATCCTGATAGTTTCTTTTGGGACCACTACGAATTTTTCAAAACGGCTTTCTTGATGATGATTGCCTTTTACTTTGGCGACAGCAGTATGCGCTATTTATCCAAGCGCTGGAACTCCAGCCGTGAAGAAGGTTTTCAGCAAAATAGAGGTGGCACAAAACCAGCTTCCAGCGTGCCTGATGAGATAGAAATGGATGACATGGATTTTGAGATGCATGAGCAGCCCTCTGCCGCAGTATCGGGAGCACCAGCCGAACCACAAAGCGGTAATTTATCTTTTGAAGCTCCAAGTGCCCTTAAGAGTATGCTTCAAAATGCAAATCCCTTTGAAGCAAAGGAAATTGAAGTAAAACAGGCGGAATCCCTCAAAGCTGACTATCCACAGATAATGGATAATGAAATGAGCAAAACCCTAACGGAAAAGGATTTTGCAAAAGCTGTGGACACTCTGCTAGAGCAAGGCTACATTGTGCAGGAAGCTGTGATACGCGCTGTAGTAGAAGTTGAATCCAGCGGCTCAGGACTGCTGGATGATGGCCGCGCCAAGATCCTTTTTGAAGGACATAAGTTTTGGCATTGGCTAAAGCAGGCAGGAAAAAACCCTGCTGACCTCGTAAAAGGAAACGAAGACATACTTTACGAAAAGTGGACCCGTGCCCACTACAAAGGCGGGAAAGGCGAATATGACCGATTACAGAAAGCAATGAATATTGATAAGAAAGCTGCGATATACAGCGCTTCCTGGGGCAAGTTTCAAATTCTTGGTGAAAACCTCGAGCACTACATTAAGTCGCGCCTATTCGACCCCAACAATGAACTTCATCAAAAAGCACCCGACTTGTATTACAAGGATGTGGATGATTTTTATGATAAACAGGACAATTCAGAGTATTATCATTTGCTGGACTTCATCGCTTTAATCACCACCAAAACGGTGAAAAACGAAGACGGAATGGCTATGCCTCTGGTCAATTACCTGAGTGGCAATGACCCATCACAGCTTGACTGGGACAAATTTGCCTACGGCTATAATGGAAAAGGCTACAAAGAGAATAACTACGACACCAAGCTAAAACGGGCTTATGAGCGCTTTTCTTAA
- a CDS encoding DUF4230 domain-containing protein: MITLISKYWKVILDAILIVALIVLVFIWNPFNVFGKGIEFKPTTNMVMEVKKIGELVTAQYYGEVVASLGEARLNLLKEDDLADKGDLYYQKLKEDIFQSYEEFVLIPVSKAKNNRKRKQAERQGRRDALKKIEEEYGREYSGSKFETFLNDTLDIILLFAVEREISEPVSENLNQFKKEKKREKFRTKRLENLYDEIVLKHATLDTSEFRIYRNQGFSDRSNFSSFYYNITEEEIKNREQLAMIGRGSVKAGFNFSTLTERNFRFDESKNILHIFGVTPTILNYDINPWFIPQQAVPGFDIVQSGRKANFLDAVKVKSYCRDKLKASALEAGILEEAQRYGEEVMKSFFSLILDREVMEVRFHDDLEKEYYDQIASDGIIDYAEMTFINVIEKEYRHKIDTTKREILKSAYEIQFQDLLFKLCQLNIRMKDSTEVPFNYFTYQLFPIIRDSVISEKNYSKVTSEARWAVSDSTFAPPAFDTVKHWFVNKSEIVNPYQFTEDYNVMLQFLEKRNLIILGSDTAKFNSESIKYVISPTIAFVDSISQVDTLNLEEIHPSENTLSALQKTDIHNYRAYLKNKHRAYSEKSWVYKWRDKVNTKVDLKKLQTDISAKVGLK, encoded by the coding sequence ATGATTACGCTGATATCTAAATATTGGAAAGTCATTCTGGATGCGATACTCATTGTTGCCCTAATCGTTTTAGTTTTTATTTGGAATCCGTTCAATGTGTTTGGGAAGGGAATAGAATTTAAACCCACCACCAACATGGTGATGGAGGTAAAGAAAATCGGTGAATTGGTAACTGCTCAATACTATGGAGAGGTGGTAGCTTCTCTTGGTGAGGCGCGTTTAAACTTATTGAAAGAAGATGACCTTGCTGATAAAGGAGACTTGTACTACCAAAAGTTAAAAGAAGATATTTTCCAATCTTATGAAGAGTTTGTCCTGATTCCTGTAAGCAAAGCCAAAAACAACAGGAAGCGAAAACAGGCCGAAAGACAAGGGCGAAGGGATGCACTCAAAAAAATTGAGGAGGAATATGGCCGGGAATATAGCGGCAGTAAGTTTGAAACATTTCTCAACGACACCCTTGATATAATTCTCCTTTTTGCCGTTGAAAGAGAGATTAGTGAACCAGTATCCGAAAACTTAAATCAATTCAAAAAGGAGAAGAAGAGAGAAAAATTTCGCACCAAGCGGCTGGAAAACCTTTACGATGAGATTGTGCTAAAACATGCCACTTTAGACACTAGTGAATTCAGAATATACCGAAATCAAGGGTTTAGCGATAGGTCTAATTTCTCCAGCTTCTACTACAATATAACCGAAGAAGAAATAAAAAACCGCGAGCAGTTGGCTATGATTGGGCGTGGATCGGTTAAAGCCGGATTTAATTTTAGCACACTTACCGAGAGGAACTTTCGCTTTGATGAAAGCAAGAACATACTTCACATTTTTGGTGTCACGCCCACAATTTTAAATTACGATATCAACCCTTGGTTTATCCCGCAGCAAGCTGTACCTGGTTTTGACATCGTGCAATCCGGGCGAAAAGCTAATTTTTTGGATGCTGTAAAAGTAAAATCATACTGCCGTGATAAATTGAAAGCTTCGGCTCTGGAAGCTGGAATACTCGAAGAAGCACAGCGATATGGCGAGGAAGTGATGAAAAGTTTCTTTTCTCTAATCCTCGATCGTGAGGTAATGGAGGTTCGGTTTCATGATGATTTGGAGAAAGAATATTATGACCAAATAGCCAGTGACGGCATCATCGATTATGCAGAAATGACTTTTATTAATGTGATAGAAAAAGAGTACCGCCATAAGATAGACACCACAAAGAGGGAAATTTTAAAAAGTGCCTACGAAATCCAGTTTCAGGATTTACTCTTCAAGCTGTGCCAGCTAAATATCAGAATGAAAGACTCCACCGAAGTTCCGTTCAACTACTTCACATATCAGCTTTTCCCAATTATAAGGGATAGTGTAATTAGTGAGAAAAACTATTCAAAGGTCACCTCCGAAGCTCGCTGGGCCGTAAGTGATTCCACTTTTGCCCCTCCTGCTTTTGATACGGTAAAGCATTGGTTTGTAAACAAATCAGAAATAGTAAACCCTTATCAGTTTACCGAAGATTATAATGTGATGCTCCAGTTTCTTGAAAAACGAAACCTCATCATCTTAGGCTCGGACACGGCAAAATTCAATTCTGAATCAATCAAATATGTAATAAGCCCAACCATTGCATTTGTCGATTCTATAAGTCAGGTAGACACATTAAATCTTGAAGAAATACACCCTTCAGAAAACACACTAAGTGCCCTGCAAAAAACGGATATTCACAACTACAGGGCATACCTCAAAAATAAGCACCGAGCCTATTCGGAAAAATCATGGGTATATAAGTGGCGTGATAAGGTAAATACCAAAGTTGACCTCAAAAAGCTTCAAACCGACATTAGTGCAAAAGTGGGCTTGAAGTAA
- a CDS encoding SGNH/GDSL hydrolase family protein produces MKKLLAVLAVLVVFAFANKGDEIKYLALGDSYTIGTAIGKQNAYPVLLVDSMKKGIPNFYADLDVIAENGWTTRDLLNGIAKENPKGPYDMVSLLIGVNNQYQHLSKSQYKTEFTQLLEKSIALAGGKKENVFVISIPDYGVCTVAVENMKSISPDIDAFNEINKSVAEEYNVSYVDITEISRTAKGNESLIASDGLHFSSKMHELWVREIMSEYLLERF; encoded by the coding sequence ATGAAGAAGTTACTTGCGGTTTTAGCGGTTTTGGTAGTGTTTGCTTTTGCGAATAAAGGTGATGAAATAAAATATCTAGCCTTGGGAGATAGTTACACCATTGGCACCGCCATTGGAAAACAAAATGCCTACCCCGTTCTTCTAGTTGATTCAATGAAAAAAGGGATTCCAAATTTTTATGCAGACCTTGATGTGATTGCTGAAAACGGATGGACCACTCGTGATTTGCTTAATGGAATAGCGAAAGAAAACCCGAAGGGGCCTTATGATATGGTGTCTTTGCTAATTGGAGTAAACAATCAATATCAGCATTTGAGTAAATCGCAGTATAAAACTGAATTTACCCAGCTATTAGAAAAAAGTATAGCCTTAGCAGGAGGAAAAAAGGAGAATGTATTTGTGATAAGTATTCCTGATTATGGAGTGTGCACAGTGGCGGTAGAGAACATGAAAAGTATATCTCCCGATATTGATGCTTTTAATGAAATCAACAAATCCGTAGCTGAGGAATATAATGTAAGCTACGTTGACATTACAGAAATCAGTAGAACGGCAAAAGGAAATGAAAGTCTCATTGCTTCAGATGGCCTACATTTTTCTTCAAAAATGCATGAGCTTTGGGTGCGGGAAATAATGAGTGAATATTTGTTGGAGAGATTTTAG
- a CDS encoding DUF4230 domain-containing protein, whose product MSAFLKPYLIILISSLLFISCKEDKRGLVVGKIQKASELATTEFTVNKLVHGTKTKKIAWVFKLNEARFLAYSQAKIKTGIELGRLRKEDIEIDGDIISIMLPPVKVVNFSYPPESFYLDSLISDPNQFLNKISIEEQEHFFREAELDIRNNLKYIGIVETTQKNTRILLTRLLSSLGYNEIHINFKNDSLIVDEVNLETTL is encoded by the coding sequence ATGAGCGCTTTTCTTAAGCCATATCTGATTATATTAATTTCTTCACTGCTTTTCATTTCCTGTAAAGAAGATAAGCGAGGCTTGGTGGTGGGCAAAATTCAAAAAGCATCGGAATTAGCCACTACCGAATTTACCGTAAACAAGCTTGTACATGGTACGAAAACAAAAAAAATAGCCTGGGTTTTTAAACTAAATGAAGCGCGGTTTTTAGCTTATTCACAAGCCAAAATAAAGACAGGCATTGAGCTCGGCCGACTGAGAAAAGAGGATATTGAGATTGATGGCGACATTATCAGTATTATGCTTCCTCCCGTTAAAGTCGTCAACTTTTCCTACCCTCCCGAAAGCTTTTATCTGGACTCTTTGATATCAGACCCCAATCAATTTTTGAATAAAATTTCCATTGAAGAACAGGAGCACTTTTTTAGGGAAGCCGAGCTAGACATCAGAAATAATCTGAAATACATTGGCATTGTAGAAACTACACAAAAAAATACCCGCATCCTCTTAACGCGGCTTTTGTCCTCGTTGGGCTATAACGAAATTCACATCAACTTTAAGAATGACAGCCTTATCGTGGATGAAGTAAACCTTGAAACCACCTTATGA
- a CDS encoding DUF5675 family protein translates to MKRILFLLLVALVTLGVLLFIFNPEVIEKVWLWLIGLAGVIVTLIKKGIDWAKGLFNKPDEQKDSKTEDNKEYTQQLAVLKKSWQSEKSKLTARISELESKLLSPQEVPDDFEGTTITLLRYVDDGDTTLGLLFYNGKFYCYTLEDTFRETKIAGQTRIPKGTYKLGFNKSLTGLTQKYRDKYPWFEYHLHLKNVPDYEGIYIHVGNYHKDTDGCILLADGIGAKDSQLMVTHSQQAYKRFYLQIKKVLDREEQVRICIKDETWIASITKHSEALIID, encoded by the coding sequence ATGAAGAGAATCCTATTTCTTCTCCTTGTTGCGCTCGTAACACTAGGTGTTTTGTTATTTATTTTCAACCCTGAAGTTATTGAAAAAGTATGGCTATGGCTAATAGGATTAGCCGGTGTAATAGTAACGCTTATCAAAAAGGGTATCGATTGGGCAAAGGGACTTTTCAATAAGCCTGATGAGCAGAAAGATTCAAAAACAGAGGACAATAAGGAATACACACAACAACTTGCAGTCCTAAAAAAAAGCTGGCAAAGTGAAAAATCTAAACTAACGGCTCGCATTTCGGAGCTGGAAAGCAAGTTATTATCACCCCAAGAGGTACCTGATGATTTTGAAGGAACCACCATCACGCTTTTACGCTATGTAGATGATGGTGACACCACCTTAGGTTTGCTTTTTTATAATGGTAAATTCTACTGCTATACTTTAGAAGATACCTTTCGCGAAACGAAGATAGCCGGCCAAACACGCATTCCAAAAGGTACTTACAAACTAGGGTTCAACAAATCACTCACTGGACTCACCCAAAAGTACCGCGATAAATATCCTTGGTTTGAATACCATTTGCATCTAAAAAACGTGCCTGATTATGAAGGCATTTACATACATGTAGGCAACTACCATAAAGATACCGATGGCTGCATACTGCTGGCCGATGGCATTGGAGCAAAAGATAGCCAGCTAATGGTAACGCACTCGCAGCAAGCCTACAAGCGATTTTATTTACAGATAAAAAAAGTACTTGACCGCGAAGAGCAAGTACGAATATGTATAAAAGATGAGACCTGGATTGCCTCCATCACAAAACATAGTGAAGCACTTATAATAGACTAG
- a CDS encoding restriction endonuclease subunit S, with translation MKEGWKRITMLEACNLITCGVAARPKYVDDGVPFLSAKNVKEGRIIYEDYNCITEENHHELTKKNKPLVGDILYTRVGSYGEAAVIEEEIEFSIFVSLTLIKPKKDILSSYFLKYYLNSHEVKTLATNSITSSGVGNLNVGTVRKFPVPIPPLTEQKQIVAILDKAFAAIDQAKANIEKNIQNAKELFQSKLNEIFSHPSTGSGQDGDGWEEKSIEDITEVINGYSFKSKDFSAENDIKAIKITNVGIMEFVEDSSNNLPSSYLEEYSKVKVHEGDLVLALTRTIISGGLKVAQVPKSYHNSLLNQRVAAIVPNLELVDRDYLFYFFSSNRVYNYVLDNVNTLMQPNLSIGDLKKLPVPLPPVERQRELRLLIEALSNNRNQLVRHYSAKLNGLEDLKKSILQKAFAGELIKEETESILQVAAEPGVEYETK, from the coding sequence ATGAAAGAGGGCTGGAAAAGAATAACAATGCTTGAGGCATGCAACCTTATTACATGCGGGGTTGCGGCAAGACCGAAATATGTTGATGATGGAGTTCCATTTTTGTCTGCAAAGAATGTAAAAGAAGGGCGGATTATTTATGAAGATTACAATTGTATAACTGAGGAAAATCATCACGAACTAACAAAGAAAAATAAACCTTTAGTTGGAGATATACTCTATACTCGTGTAGGAAGTTACGGTGAAGCGGCAGTTATTGAAGAGGAGATTGAATTCAGCATATTCGTTAGTTTAACCTTAATTAAACCTAAAAAGGATATATTAAGCAGTTACTTCTTAAAGTATTATCTCAATTCTCATGAAGTTAAAACTCTTGCTACAAACAGCATCACCAGTTCAGGTGTTGGAAATCTTAACGTTGGAACAGTTAGAAAATTCCCTGTTCCCATCCCACCCCTCACCGAGCAAAAACAAATCGTGGCGATACTGGACAAAGCCTTTGCGGCTATAGACCAGGCCAAGGCCAATATTGAAAAGAACATCCAAAACGCTAAAGAGCTTTTTCAATCCAAGCTCAATGAAATATTTAGCCACCCTTCGACAGGCTCAGGACAGGACGGTGATGGTTGGGAGGAGAAGAGTATTGAGGATATAACTGAAGTAATAAACGGCTACAGCTTTAAGAGCAAAGATTTTTCAGCTGAGAATGATATAAAGGCAATTAAGATCACCAATGTTGGAATCATGGAATTTGTGGAGGATTCCTCAAATAACTTACCTTCTTCATATTTAGAAGAATATTCAAAAGTAAAAGTTCATGAGGGCGACTTAGTTTTGGCACTAACTCGTACAATTATTTCAGGAGGGTTAAAAGTTGCCCAAGTTCCAAAGAGCTATCATAACTCTTTATTAAATCAACGAGTTGCAGCTATTGTTCCCAACCTCGAATTAGTTGACAGAGACTATCTATTCTATTTTTTCAGCTCTAATCGAGTATACAACTATGTACTTGATAACGTAAATACTCTAATGCAACCTAATTTATCTATTGGTGATTTAAAGAAACTGCCGGTGCCACTTCCACCAGTAGAAAGACAAAGAGAGCTAAGATTATTGATTGAGGCATTATCAAATAACCGCAACCAATTGGTTCGTCATTATTCTGCTAAACTAAATGGCTTAGAAGACCTTAAAAAATCCATTTTACAAAAAGCCTTTGCTGGGGAGTTGATAAAAGAGGAAACTGAAAGTATATTGCAGGTGGCGGCAGAGCCGGGTGTGGAGTATGAAACTAAATAA
- a CDS encoding ATP-binding protein — translation MSDLNQQMRRDIVLIDELLSGNTENGCVEFKHNNASPEMIGKLCSALSNVARIQEKDFAYVLWGVEDGTQKIVGTTFNPETQTKGNQVLAMWLSQMLTPRITFSFRQVNHPDGKLVLLEIPATHTTPVEFERTAYLRIGSATPRLSDYPEHYQKLINSLRSYNWEKAVAKSFVTADEVVKLIDYPSYFKLTKQNLPENRSGILERLAADAIINKDVGGHWNITNLGAILFAENLEDFGSAHSRKGIRFVAYDGDNRASTVKQRIDGKKGYANAFSGIVSYINNLLPVNEHIGSTQRNQQLLFPEIAIRETIANALIHQDMTISGTGPLVELFDTRLEITNPGKSLVQTDRMIDLPPRSRNEALASLMRRMGMCEEQGTGLDKVIMSVEVNQLPPPKFQEMDHSMRVILFAPRTFADMTVSERTRACYQHSIMKYLEGAKMKNSTLCERFGIEKHNAAQASAVIKKALDNKLIKAADPEHPRGGYEPIWA, via the coding sequence ATGAGTGATTTAAACCAACAGATGCGCAGAGACATTGTATTGATAGATGAGTTACTATCTGGAAATACTGAAAACGGGTGTGTAGAATTTAAGCATAATAATGCATCACCAGAAATGATCGGTAAGCTATGTTCTGCACTATCTAATGTAGCACGTATTCAAGAAAAAGATTTTGCTTATGTGCTATGGGGTGTAGAGGACGGCACTCAAAAAATTGTTGGCACCACTTTTAATCCCGAAACTCAAACTAAAGGCAATCAGGTTTTAGCTATGTGGCTGTCACAAATGCTTACACCGCGCATCACCTTTTCTTTTCGCCAAGTAAACCACCCAGACGGCAAACTTGTTCTATTAGAAATCCCGGCCACACATACCACACCTGTAGAGTTTGAGAGAACAGCCTATTTGCGAATTGGAAGCGCTACACCACGCCTATCCGATTACCCTGAGCATTATCAAAAACTTATAAATAGTCTGCGTTCCTACAATTGGGAAAAAGCAGTAGCAAAATCATTTGTTACCGCAGATGAAGTGGTAAAACTTATCGACTATCCCTCTTACTTTAAGCTTACTAAACAAAACCTCCCAGAAAACAGGTCTGGTATTTTAGAGCGTCTGGCAGCAGATGCTATCATTAATAAAGATGTGGGCGGACACTGGAACATTACCAATCTTGGCGCCATATTGTTTGCTGAAAATCTGGAAGATTTTGGCTCAGCTCATTCTCGCAAAGGGATTCGGTTTGTAGCCTATGATGGAGACAATAGAGCATCAACGGTAAAACAACGGATAGACGGGAAGAAAGGTTATGCAAATGCCTTTTCGGGAATTGTTTCGTACATAAATAACTTGTTGCCTGTAAACGAACATATAGGTAGTACTCAAAGAAACCAGCAACTATTGTTTCCAGAAATAGCCATTCGCGAAACCATAGCCAACGCTCTGATACATCAAGACATGACTATAAGCGGAACTGGCCCTTTGGTAGAACTTTTTGACACACGTCTGGAAATTACCAACCCGGGTAAATCTTTGGTTCAAACCGATAGAATGATCGACTTGCCGCCCCGTTCAAGAAACGAGGCATTGGCCTCTCTTATGCGAAGAATGGGCATGTGTGAAGAACAAGGAACCGGCCTGGACAAAGTAATCATGAGTGTGGAGGTAAATCAACTACCTCCTCCAAAATTTCAGGAAATGGATCATTCTATGCGGGTAATTTTGTTTGCACCTCGCACATTTGCAGACATGACCGTTTCTGAACGAACACGAGCTTGCTACCAACACTCCATTATGAAATATCTTGAAGGAGCAAAAATGAAAAACTCAACACTATGCGAACGATTTGGAATTGAAAAACACAATGCTGCTCAAGCATCTGCTGTGATTAAGAAAGCTTTAGATAACAAGCTAATAAAGGCAGCAGACCCTGAGCATCCACGAGGTGGCTATGAACCTATTTGGGCGTAA